AAGCTTGCCCAAAACCTCCAAACGCCGCTGTTGTCTGACGCTCAATGTGATTGTCCCCATACCCATTAGCATGCGGACAAAGTCCCTGAGCAATAACACCGGACATATTCCCTGAGCAGTTACACCGCTCTCGCGCACCACTTGACGGGCACCCCTGAGACTGCTATGATGGCCTCGTACTGACGTTGCAGCGCAGTGACAGGCCGTGCCCGGACGCGCCATCGTCGTCCTTCGTGCCATGCCTTGTCAGTGCCGGCGACCGAGCCGTCGCGACCAGAACCTGCACCGAGCACGCGCCTTCCTCCCTCCGGCAGCGGCCTGTCACACAGGAGGAACCATCGATGCGCACTAGGATCTCTGCGCGAGCGCCGGGACTGAGCGCACTCGCGGCGGCCGTGTTGCTCGCGGCCGCGCCGCTCGCCGCGACCGCCGGGCCCGTTCCCGGCGCGCCCAGGAGGGCGCCGGCGGCGAGTCCACGGGCCACCCGGGCCGCTGTCTTGCGGCCCATCGGACCCCCCATGCACTCCGTGGCGGCGCTGGACCGCTACATCGAACGGATGAAGATCGAGGCCCGCCAGCGTGCCGAGGCCGAGAGGGCCGCCGGCCGGCGCGAGAGACCGCGTGGCCAGGCAAAGGCGCAGGATGAGGCCGAGGAGGCCGGCGTCGACTGGCTGGAGGCCAGGCTCTGGTACCTGCGGCAGCGCGCCTACCCCTATGATCGGGTCGACTGGGGCGCATACCGCCGCGCCGAGCAGCACCGCGCCCACATGAGGCCGTACGGCGGCGGAGTCGCGAGGCCCGGGCTCCTCGCCGCGGGGCCGCAGCAACCACCAGGGTCAACCCCCACCTGGGAGTTCGTCGGCCCCAACAACCTCGACATCCCCTACACCATCTACTACGGTCTCCGGCCCCTCAGCGGGCGCGTCAATGCCGTCGCCTACGCCACGGACAACGGCGGCAGCACCTACGACGTCTATTATGCCGCGGGCTGCACGGGCGGTGTCTGGAAGTCGACGGACCGCGGACAGAGCTGGGCGCCGCTTAGCGACGGCTGGCCGAACCTTCTCGTCAGCGCGATCGCCGTCGACCCGACCAACAACAACATCCTCTACGTCGGCACCGGCGACTTCCACGGCTACGGAGGCTACTCCAACGGCCTGATGCGCTCGCTCGATGGTGGGCGCACCTGGCGCACGCTCGGTCTGGCCGAGTTCGGGACGACGCCCGTCAGCGCCGTCGTCGTCGACACCGAACGGCCCAACGTCGTCACCGTCTCCACCGGTCGCGGGTCCACACTGGCCAACGTGTGGCGGTCCACCGATCGGGGCATCACGTGGCGCCAGGCGTTCTCCGCGCAGGGGGACTGGCACAACGTCATCTCCTGTGAATCCTTCACCGGGGCGGCGCGAGCATACGCAGCTATCGGCAGCGTCCTCAACGGTACCACCTGGAGCACGGAGATCTGGACCTCGCGCGATGGGGGCGACACGTGGGCGAAGGCGACCTCGCCCGTCAGCAGTAACCAGGTCTCGTCCGACATCGCCTCCTCCAAGCTCTATCCCGGCGTGCTGTACGCCATGTACGGCAGCGACCAGAAGATCTACCGGAGCACCGACTTCGGAGCCAACTGGAAGGAGATCACCAAGGGGTTCCCGGGCGGCTACAACTGGAGCCAGTCCTTCTATGACTACCACATCAACGCCACGACGGAGACGTCGGTCGGCTATGCCGACGTCCTCTACATCGGTCTGATCGACCTGGTGAACTCGCCGCTCGCCATGGTGGGCGACGAGGTCCCCTGGCAGTCGGTGGGCGGCCCCTCGTACACGGACAACTCCATCCTGCACAACGACCAGCACAGCATGGCCTTCAACCCGCGCGACCCTGGCGAGGCGCTGGTCGGTCATGATGGCGGGGTCTACCGCTTCCACTACGACTGGGGCTCCAACACGTGGTGGTACGACTACGAGATCAACAAACGCATCGGCATCACCCAGTTCTACGCGGCCGCCTTCCACCCGACCGACAAGAACGTGATGCTCGGCGGGACGCAGGACAACGCGACGCCGATGTGCTCTGGCGACACGGACAACTGGAACAACGTGGGCGGCGGCGACGGCGGCTTCTGCGCCATAAACCCGCAGAACCCCAGCATCCAGTACGCCACATCGCAGGCGCTGAACATCTACCGGACGGGCGACGGCTGGTCGACCTCCGAGGGCATCACCCCGACCTCCTCGTTCGGCGATCCCCGCGGCTTCATCGCGCCGATCGCGCTGGACAGCAAGAACCCACGCTACCTCTACGCCGGCACCAACTATCTCTATCGCTGGGATGAGAACACGCGGACCTGGACGTCGCGCCTGGGCTACCGCCGCCTGAGCCTCTCCGGCGTGGTCAGCTTCATCGCCGTGGCTCCGAGCGACAGCAACACCATCTACACCGGCTCCAGCAACGGCGAGGTGTTCGTCACCCGCAACGCCGGCGACACGTGGACACAGATCAATCGGGGCGGCACCATCCCGACCACGCTGCCGATGCGCACCATCACCAGCATCGTCGTCCACCCGACCAACCCGAGCTACGTGCTGGTCGGCCTCTCCGGTACCGGGACCGCGCACCTGTGGCGCTGCGTGGACACGACGCGCCCGAGCCGCGCGTGGACGAGCGTGAGCGGCGCCGGCTACGCGGGCCTGCCCGACATCCCGGTCGACACGGTATGCGTGGACCCGTCCGCGCCGGATCGCGTCTGGTACGTGGGCACCGACATCGGCGTCTTCAACACCCAGGATGGGGGCGGCATCTGGGCCGACATGACACAGCCGCTGGGACTGCCCAACGTACAGGTCAACACGCTCGCGGCCGTGCCGGGCACCGGCTACCTCAACGCCGCGACCTTCGGCCGGGGCATGTGGCGCATCCCTCTCGTGTCGGTGCCGGCCGGCGTGCCGCTGCGCTCGGTCAACTTTGTGCCGAACCCGGTGCGCGGCGGCGAGCTCGTCCAGGGAATCCCAACCTCCCGGACCAGCGTCACGTGCACCGTGATCCTGGCGGCGCCGGCGCCGCAGGGCGGCCAGAAGGTCGACCTCAGCAGCTCCGACGCCAACCTGCTCAACCTGCCGGCCAGCGTAACGGTTCCGGGCGGCTACGCGACCAAGGTCTTCACTTTCACCGCCAACGAGGTATCCACACGGACCGACGTCGTGGTGACGGCGAAGAGCGGCAACAGCACCGGCAAGGCCACGCTCGGCATCCTGCCGCTCCCTCTGGACTCACTGAGCCTGTCGAAAACCACGGTCTCCAACGGCGGCACCGTCACCGGCACCGTCACGCTGCGCGATCCTGCCCCGTTCGGCGGCGCCTATGTGACCCTGTTCGGCAGCGTGCCGTCCGCAGCCACGATGCCCTCGCGCGTGCTCGTGAAGCCAGGCAACCGCACCGCGGACTTCACGGTCACCGCCAGGCGCGGCGCGAACGCGACCACGACGATCAGCGCCTCGTTCAACGGCGTGACCCGTCGCGCCACGCTCCGCGTCACTCCCTGACGCACATGTGGCGAAGCGGCTACCAACCGCTTCGCCACACGCAGCAAGAGGCCCCCGTCGGTCCGCACCGCGGGGGCCTCTTCCATCTGCAGGCGACGCCGTGGTCAGGCTACGCCCGCGGGCTCCTCCTGCTTGGGCGGCGCCTCGTCCGGGCTGGGGCCGCTGCGGAAGACGATGTCGCCGTCCTTCACCTCGGCCAGGACCGTCTGGCCCTCTCGGATGTTGCCGCGCAGCAGCTCCTCCGCCAGCGGATCCTCGATCATGCGCTGCACCGCGCGGCGCAGCGGCCGTGCGCCGAAGTTCGGGTCGAACCCCTCCTTCGACAGGAGCTCCTTGGCCTCGGCCGATACCTCGAGGACCATGCCCTGCGACTGCACCTGCTTGGCGACGCGGTCCACCATCAGGTCGACGATCTGCAGGATCTCGCCGCTGGTGAGGGCGTGGAAGACGATGACCTCGTCGATGCGGTTGAGGAACTCGGGCCGGAAGATCTTCTTCATCTCATCCATCACGCGCCCCTTCATGCCCTCGTAGGTGCGCGCGTCCTCGTCCACCCGGGCGGGCGTCCGCAGGCCAATCCCGGGCTCGCGGTTGATCAGGCGAGCGCCGATGTTCGAGGTCATGATGAGGACCGTGTTCTTGAAGTCGATGATGCGGCCCTGGCTGTCCGTCAGGCGCCCGTCCTCCGCCACCTGCAGGAGGATGTTGAACACCTCCGGGTGCGCTTTCTCGATTTCGTCGAGCAGCACGACGGAGTACGGGTTGCGCCGGACGGCCTCGGTGAGCTGGCCGCCCTCCTCGTAGCCCACGTACCCTGGAGGCGCGCCCACCAGGCGCGAGACGGCGAACCGCTCCATATACTCCGACATGTCGATGCGGATCAGGTTGCTCTCGTTGTCGAAGAGGAACTGGGAGAGCGCGCGGGCCAACTCCGTCTTCCCGACGCCCGTCGGGCCGAGGAAGATGAAGGTCCCCATCGGGCGCTTCGGGTCCTTCATGCCCGATCGGGCGCGGCGCACGGCCTTGGCCACGGCCACGATGGCTTCGTGCTGGCCGATGATGCGCCGGTGCAGCTCATCCTCCATGCGGAGGAGCTTCTGCGTCTCTGCCTCCACCAGGCGGCTCACCGGGATGCCGGTCCAGGACTGCACGATGTTGGCGATCTCATCCTCGGTGACCACGCGCTTCATGCCCTCGCGGTTGCTCTTCCATTCGAGCTCCAGGTCGTCAATGTCGCTCTTGAGCTTGCGCTGGCGGTTCTCCAGCTCGTAGGCGGTCTCGTACTGGTTGCTGCTGGCGATCGACTGAAGCTGCTTCTCCACGTTGGTCAGCTCGATCTTGGCCTGGCGCAACTCGGCCGGCGGCAGGGCGTACTGCAGCCGCACCCGCGAAGAGGCCTCGTCGATCAGGTCGATGGCCTTGTCGGGCAGGAAGCGATCCGTGATGTAGCGGCTGGCCAACCTGGACGCGGCCACGAGTGCGTCGTCGGTCACCTTCACGCGGTGATGCTGCTCGTAGCGGTCACGTAGGCCCTTGAGGATCTCGATGCACTCCTCCTCCGTCGGCTCGGCCACCTTGACCGGCTGGAACCGGCGCTGGAGGGCGGCGTCCCGCTCGATGTACTTGCGGAACTCGTCCATCGTCGTGGCGCCAATGCACTGCAGCTCACCGCGCGCCAGAGCGGGCTTCATGATGTTGGAGGCGTCGATGGCGCCCTCCGCCGCGCCCGCGCCCACCAGGGTATGCAGCTCATCGACGAAGAGGACCACCTCTCCAGCGGCCTTGCGGACCTCCTCCATCACGCGCTTCATGCGCTCCTCGAACTCGCCCCTGTACTTGGTCCCCGCCACGAGGCCTGCCAGGTCGAGCGAGACGATGCGCCGGTCCCTGAGCGTCTCGGGAATGTCTCCGGTGATGATGCGCTGCGCCAAGCCTTCGGCGATGGCCGTCTTGCCGACGCCGGGCTCGCCAAGCAGGCACGGGTTGTTCTTGGTGCGGCGCGACAGGATCTGGATGACGCGCTCGATCTCCGTGTGGCGTCCCACCACCGGATCGAGCTTCTCGTTGCGCGCCAGGTCCGTCAGGTCGCGCCCAAACTCGTCGAGGGTCGGCGTGCGCGATCGGTGGTGCTTCGGGGTGGCGCCCGAGTTCCCGCCGGTCGCGTTCTCGTTGTCCTGCAGAGCGGTAACCTCGCGGCGGGTGCGTTCCAGATCGACGCCGAGCTTGGCAAGCACCCGGCCCGCGAGCCCCTCGCCCTCGCGGATCAGCCCGAGGAGCAGATGCTCCGTGCCAATGTAGTTGTTGTTGAGTTGTCGCGCCTCGTCGTAGGCCAGGTCGATCACTCGCTTGGCCCGAGGCGTCAACTGCATGTCCTGTCCGAGGCGGCCGTCTCCACGCGCGACCTGACGCTCGATCTCGGAGCGGATGCGCCCGAGGCTTACGCCGAGGCGGTCGAGGATACGCGCCGCCACGCTGTCATTCTCGCGCACGAGCCCCAGCAGAAGATGCTCGGTCGAAACGTAGTTCTCGCCAAGCCTGCCTGCCTCTTCCTGAGCGAAGAAGACGACCCGCCGCGCTCGCTCCGTGAATCGCTGCCACATGCCAGACTGTTCCTCCACTGTGCGCCCCCGGCTGCCCCGTCGGTCCGTCTGTACGGCCCACAGTCATCACAGGGCGGGCCCCGAGGCCGGTCGCCCGCCCCACACCTTCATTCATTCCGCAAACTCGGCGGTGAAAGTTCCGGCGGCCCGGGCGGCCCTCCGGAGCTGCTGACGCAGGGCCGCGCTGCGCCACACAGCCTCATACCGCTCAACCGCGACCGCCGGCGAGACCTGCTGCGTGGCCGCCACTCCGGCCATCGCGACCCATTCGCCGGTCTCGGCAAGGCCAACACCGAACACGCCCTCGGCCGCCGCCAGCCGGAGCACCGAGACCAGAACCAGAAGCCGCGCCGGCGGCAGCTCGCCCGCTGCCAGCCGTCGAAGCTGGCTCGACGTCGCACCCAGGAGATCCAGCCTCCCGTCCGCCGACCCGTAGCGCGTCCGGCGCGCCTCGCGCTCCAGCTCCACCAGGTAGCGGGCCGCGGCCGCCACGCGGGCCGGCGCATCCGCGGCGACCGGGCCGTAGGTGCTCGCATTCGACACCTGGTAGAAGCCGCCCAGCGCCCTCGTGCCCTCGCCGTAGAGGCCGCGCACCGCGCAGCCAAGCTCGGCGGCGGCCTCGACGGCGGCGTCCAGTTCGGCGCTCTCCGCGAGGGCCGCAAGGTGCAGCAGCACGCCGACCCGCATCCCGCTCCCCGCGTTGCCCAGCGAAGCCGTCAGGAAGCCGATCCGCTCGTCGCGGGCGAAGCCCAGGCTCCCGCCGAGCGCCGCCTCGGCGGCCTCGGCCGCCTCCCGCGAGGCCGCCACCTGCAGGCCCGGCACGATGGCCTGCACCCGCACGTGGTCCTCCTCGTTCACCATCGCCGAGGTTAAGCGATCTGCGCCGACGACCACGCGCCGATAGGCCCCCGGGCGCGCCCAGTCCAAGCTGACGTAACGCCACTCGAGCAGGTGGGCGGTCTCCTCCGACGAGAGCTCCTCGCCAAGCAGGATGCGCCCGTTCCCCAGCGCGCCGCCGCCGCGCCGCGCCGCGTCCAGCACCGCCTCCGCCACCTGCTTGCGAGCGCCCTCGCCAGCCCGCCAGGGGAACGGGCGCGCGTCGATGTTGCGCGCGATGCGGCACCGCGTGGAGAGGGCGACATCGTTGTCGGGGCCGCTCTGGGTCAGCCACCGAGGGCGTGGCAGCGGCACGCGCTGTTGTGTCATCAGGGAGGCAGCCCGCGGCGGTCCGCGGCGCGATGGCGGCGACGGGGCCGCTCAGATCGTGGTTTCGGTCCGCGCTCGCGGATCGTGGAGGGCGGCGAGCGCCGGCAACATGGCTTCGCGGAACGTCTCGTAACACCGGGGGCAGCCCGGCATCCCCGCCTCCGCCAGTTCGGCGTAGGTGAGGCCGCAGCCGCGACAGGTCAGATCGGCGCGTAGCGGGCGCACCTCGGAACGTGGCCCGGGCGGGCGAATCCGGACCAACAGGCCCACGAACCGACCCACTGGACACGCATTGGGCCAGTGCGCACTGTCGATGGCTGGCGTCAGGCAACTCTCGCACAGCGGCCGCTCGCGCCCGGCCTCGCCGCGCCACGCCACAAACACGGCCGGCGCACCGCACGCCTCGCACCGATCGTGCTGCCCGGTGCTCATTGCGCCCGCCGACTCAGCGGAGCGCGGGCGCCGCGTGCGCGCACACGCGAAAGGCGGACATCAGCCGCTGGCTGATCGGGCCAGGGCGCCCATCGCCGATGTCGCGACCGTCCAGGCGCACCATCGGGATCACCTCGGCCGCCGTTCCGGTCAGAAAGGCCTCGTCGGACGTATACACATCGTAGAGCGTCAGCGGCGCCTCCGCCACGGCGAGGCCGGCGTCGCGCGCGCAGCCGATGACCGTGGCGCGCGTAATGCCGGGCAGCGCGCCGTGGCTGGTGGGAGGCGTCGCAATGGCGCCATCGCGGACCACGAAGACGTTGTCGCCCGTAGCCTCAGCCACGTACCCTTCCATGTTCAGCATCAGCGCCTCGCCCGCGCCGACGCGGTTGGCCTCCAGCTTGGCAAGGATGTTGTTCACGTAGCGCCCGAGCGATTTGATCTGCGGGGAGATGCAGACGGAGGGCGGGACGCGGGTCGAAGCCGTCACCACATCCAGGCCCCGCTCGTACATGGCGGGTGGATAGAGGCGAAGCTGCTCGGTCGAGATGACGATGGTTGGGTCCGTGTCCAGGTGCGACGGGTCGAGTCCGAGTCCCGTGCCGCGCGAGATCGTCAGCCGAACGTACCCGCTCTCAACGGCGTTGGCTCGCACGGTCTCCTCGACGGCGTCGCGAAGCGCCGCGGGCGGCAAGCCGATGTCGATCGCCAGTGCGAGCGCCGAGCGGTAGGCGCGGGCGACGTGCTCGGCCAGCCGGAAGACGCGGCGATCGTAGACCCGGATGCCTTCGAAGACGCCGTCGCCATAGAGGAAGCCGTGGTCGTAGATGCTGATCACCGCCCGATCACGATCGACGAGCGTGCCGTTGAGGAAAACGCGCTGTCCCATGACCGCTCCTTCCGCCAGTCTCGCCTGCAGTATACCACGGGGGCCGACCAGTGGCAAGCGTGGATGCCACCGGATTAGGCGTCACCCGTCTACATATTAGCCATCTGGCGAGGGGCACGATCGAGGGACCGCAGGCGTGGAGCCGAACACGGGCGTGCAAGAAAGGGCGCGCGGCTACTGGCCTAGCTCGGCCGAACGAATGGCGGCGCGCTCGACGGCGTCGATCAGCGCGGCGCGCAGGCCAGCGTGCTCCAGGGCCGCCAGGGCGGTGATCGTGGTGCCGGAGGGAGTTGCCACCATGTCCTTGAGCTGGGCTGGGTGCAGCCGCGTGTCCATCACCATGCGGGCAGCCCCCAGCACGGTCTGCGCGGCGAGCTGCTGGGCGAGGTCGCGCGGCAGACCCACCTTCACTCCGCCGTCGACCAGCGCCTCGATCACCAGGTAGACGTAGGCCGGACCGCTGCCCGAGAGCGCGGTCACGGCGTCCATCATCCGCTCCTCGACGGCGACGGCCGCGCCCACCGAGCGGAACACCTCGGCAGCCATGGCGAGGTGCCCCTCACCCGCGTGCGTGCCGCGGCAGTAGGCGCAGGCTCCCGCGTTGACCTGCGCGGCCGTGTTCGGCATCGCGCGCACCACCGGCACCGGCATCGAGAGCGCATTCTCCAGTGTGGCGATGCGCACGCCGGCCGCGATGCTGATCAGGAGCTGTGCCGGCTGGAGGATGCCGTGCACGTCCGCGAGCACATCGTGCACCGTCTGCGGCTTGACCGCAAGCACGATGATGTCGGCGTAGGCCCCCACATCGCTGTTGAGGAGCGTGGTTCGCACGCCGAGCTCGTGCCCGAGGCCCGCCAGGTGCTCGGCCCGAGGGTCGCTGACAAGCAGGGCGTCCGGCGGCGTCGCGCCGGCGTGGATCAGGCCGCGGCAGAGGGCGCCACCCATCGCGCCCGCGCCAATGATGCCGACCTTCTTGCCCTCCAGTGCCGCGGCCATCAGCCCCTCCCCCATGGGCCCAGCGCTGACCGCCCGCGCGGACGGTCAGCGCACATCGGCGCCGTTGTCCACCTCCACCTGCACGTTCGCCGGCGCGAAGAGGTAGACCCGGTCGCCCACGCGCTCCACGCTGCCGTCGAGGGCGTAGGTGACGCCGCTCAGGAAATCGAGGATCCGCTCGGCCATCTGGTCGTCGGCCCGGTCGAGGTTCACGACCTGCTGCCGACCGTCCTTTAGCCCATCCGCGACCGCCCGCGCGTCGTTGTAGACGGCGGGATGCCGGATGCTCGTACACAGTTGTCGCGCGGTCTCCAGGCGAATCGCGCCCCGGCGCCGCGGGCGCACCTCGTCGGCGACCTCCTCGTCAAGGTCGTCGACTCCCAGCACGCGGTCCTTCATTCGCGCCCAGAACCCGCGGGTCGCGATGCCCTCCTCGTATGGCTCCTGCATGTTCACGTCGCTTCCTCCCTCACCGGCTCGGCGGCCACGCGCCGAGCCGACGTGGCGCGAGCCGCGCTCACGGCTGGCGCGCTCCGAAGATCGCGGTGCCCACACGCACGTGGGTGGCCCCCTCCCGGATCGCCGCCTCGTAGTCTGCGCTCATGCCCATCGAGAGCACACGCCGGTTTGCGGCGGGCAGCGCCTCGAACAAGCCACGGAGCAGCGCGAACGCCGGGCGACTGTCGTCCGGGATCCGCGCCTGCGGCGGCATGCCCATCAGGCCGTCCAGTCGCAGGCCGGACGTCGAGGCGACCTCGGCCGCCACGGCGCCGACGGCGCTGGGATCCACGCCCCACTTGCTCCCGGCCGGGTCCAGCCGCACCTCGAGGAGCACGGGCTGCTCGAGGTTGGCGGCAGCGGCGCGGCGACCCACCTCGCGGGCCAGGCGCATCGAGTCAATGCCGTGAACCAGCGAGAACCGCCCGACGACGCCCCGAGCCTTGTTGCTCTGCAGGTGTCCGATGAAGTGCCAGCGCACCGTCCCACCGACGGCGGCCATCTTGTCGCGGGCTTCCTGGAAGTAGCTCTCGCCCAGATCCTCCACGCCGACCGCGACGGCCTCCCGGACACGCTCGGCGGGAACGGTCTTCGTGACGGCGACAAGGACGACCTCGCCAGGGTCGCGCCCCGCGCCGAGCGCGGCCCCCGCGATGCGCTCCCGCACGCGGGCAATGTTATCCGATATGTTCGGCATCGGTTCGGAGCTCGCGTTTCACCCGCGCGGCGCGCGGGTGCATCCCTATTGCTGCGGGGCCGAGAGCGATTCCTTCCGTCCGCTGCCCCAATCACTGCGCCCCGCGGCGCCGCCGGAACCCGGGCCGTCGGCGAACCCTCCAGCGCGCTCAGCCGCCCTGCGCGGCGTCGGGTTGGTCGGGCAACTCGCCCGTCTCCATGTAGTGGACACGCTCGGCGATGTTTACGACGTGATCGGCTGCGCGCTCCAGGTACTTGGCAGCAAGCAGAAGGTAGGTGGCGGTGTAGACGACCCCCGGATCGTTCGCCATCATGTCGATGAGCCCATCGCGCTGCGCGTGGTAGAGGTCGTCGACCTGCGAATCCGCGGCGATCACGGTCTGGACCATGGCAAGGTCGCGGCCGACGAATGCGGCCAGGGCGTCGCGGAGCATCTGCCGCACGAGCCCGCCGAGATGCGGCAGGTCGATGAGCGGGCGGTAGACGCAGCGCCGGGCCAGGCGCCGGCCAATCTTAGCGATGTCGACGGCGTAGTCGCCGAGCCGCTCCACATCGGTGATGGCCTTCAGGGCCGTGCCAATCAGCCGCAGGTCGCTGGCGACGGGCTGCTGGCAGGCGATCATCCGCATGCACTCCGTCTCGATCTGGATGTCGAGGCGGTCCACCTCGTCGTCGGCGCGAATCACCTCGCGCGCGAGGCCGACGTCCTGGTCCACCACGGCCCGAATTGACCGCTCGAGCATGGCGTCGGCGCGGGCGGCCATCAGCAGGAGCATCTCGCGCAGGCCGTCAAGCTCGATCTCGAACGGCGTCCGTGTGGCTGCCATCGTCGTCCTCCTATCCGGCGTGACCGGCCGTCGTCCACGCCTCGCCGGCGCATGTGGGCGCCTGGTTGCGAAGGCGACGCCACCGACCCGCCTCCCGGCCAGGCCTCGCACGCCCGCCGCCACCATACTGCCCAGTACGGCCGCGCAAGGCCAGTTCGCCGCGCCGGCC
This window of the Chthonomonadales bacterium genome carries:
- a CDS encoding YggS family pyridoxal phosphate-dependent enzyme; amino-acid sequence: MPNISDNIARVRERIAGAALGAGRDPGEVVLVAVTKTVPAERVREAVAVGVEDLGESYFQEARDKMAAVGGTVRWHFIGHLQSNKARGVVGRFSLVHGIDSMRLAREVGRRAAAANLEQPVLLEVRLDPAGSKWGVDPSAVGAVAAEVASTSGLRLDGLMGMPPQARIPDDSRPAFALLRGLFEALPAANRRVLSMGMSADYEAAIREGATHVRVGTAIFGARQP
- a CDS encoding ATP-dependent Clp protease ATP-binding subunit, coding for MWQRFTERARRVVFFAQEEAGRLGENYVSTEHLLLGLVRENDSVAARILDRLGVSLGRIRSEIERQVARGDGRLGQDMQLTPRAKRVIDLAYDEARQLNNNYIGTEHLLLGLIREGEGLAGRVLAKLGVDLERTRREVTALQDNENATGGNSGATPKHHRSRTPTLDEFGRDLTDLARNEKLDPVVGRHTEIERVIQILSRRTKNNPCLLGEPGVGKTAIAEGLAQRIITGDIPETLRDRRIVSLDLAGLVAGTKYRGEFEERMKRVMEEVRKAAGEVVLFVDELHTLVGAGAAEGAIDASNIMKPALARGELQCIGATTMDEFRKYIERDAALQRRFQPVKVAEPTEEECIEILKGLRDRYEQHHRVKVTDDALVAASRLASRYITDRFLPDKAIDLIDEASSRVRLQYALPPAELRQAKIELTNVEKQLQSIASSNQYETAYELENRQRKLKSDIDDLELEWKSNREGMKRVVTEDEIANIVQSWTGIPVSRLVEAETQKLLRMEDELHRRIIGQHEAIVAVAKAVRRARSGMKDPKRPMGTFIFLGPTGVGKTELARALSQFLFDNESNLIRIDMSEYMERFAVSRLVGAPPGYVGYEEGGQLTEAVRRNPYSVVLLDEIEKAHPEVFNILLQVAEDGRLTDSQGRIIDFKNTVLIMTSNIGARLINREPGIGLRTPARVDEDARTYEGMKGRVMDEMKKIFRPEFLNRIDEVIVFHALTSGEILQIVDLMVDRVAKQVQSQGMVLEVSAEAKELLSKEGFDPNFGARPLRRAVQRMIEDPLAEELLRGNIREGQTVLAEVKDGDIVFRSGPSPDEAPPKQEEPAGVA
- a CDS encoding cell division protein SepF, which gives rise to MQEPYEEGIATRGFWARMKDRVLGVDDLDEEVADEVRPRRRGAIRLETARQLCTSIRHPAVYNDARAVADGLKDGRQQVVNLDRADDQMAERILDFLSGVTYALDGSVERVGDRVYLFAPANVQVEVDNGADVR
- the ilvE gene encoding branched-chain-amino-acid transaminase — its product is MGQRVFLNGTLVDRDRAVISIYDHGFLYGDGVFEGIRVYDRRVFRLAEHVARAYRSALALAIDIGLPPAALRDAVEETVRANAVESGYVRLTISRGTGLGLDPSHLDTDPTIVISTEQLRLYPPAMYERGLDVVTASTRVPPSVCISPQIKSLGRYVNNILAKLEANRVGAGEALMLNMEGYVAEATGDNVFVVRDGAIATPPTSHGALPGITRATVIGCARDAGLAVAEAPLTLYDVYTSDEAFLTGTAAEVIPMVRLDGRDIGDGRPGPISQRLMSAFRVCAHAAPALR
- the phoU gene encoding phosphate signaling complex protein PhoU — encoded protein: MAATRTPFEIELDGLREMLLLMAARADAMLERSIRAVVDQDVGLAREVIRADDEVDRLDIQIETECMRMIACQQPVASDLRLIGTALKAITDVERLGDYAVDIAKIGRRLARRCVYRPLIDLPHLGGLVRQMLRDALAAFVGRDLAMVQTVIAADSQVDDLYHAQRDGLIDMMANDPGVVYTATYLLLAAKYLERAADHVVNIAERVHYMETGELPDQPDAAQGG
- the proC gene encoding pyrroline-5-carboxylate reductase, with the translated sequence MAAALEGKKVGIIGAGAMGGALCRGLIHAGATPPDALLVSDPRAEHLAGLGHELGVRTTLLNSDVGAYADIIVLAVKPQTVHDVLADVHGILQPAQLLISIAAGVRIATLENALSMPVPVVRAMPNTAAQVNAGACAYCRGTHAGEGHLAMAAEVFRSVGAAVAVEERMMDAVTALSGSGPAYVYLVIEALVDGGVKVGLPRDLAQQLAAQTVLGAARMVMDTRLHPAQLKDMVATPSGTTITALAALEHAGLRAALIDAVERAAIRSAELGQ